A single region of the Eleginops maclovinus isolate JMC-PN-2008 ecotype Puerto Natales chromosome 4, JC_Emac_rtc_rv5, whole genome shotgun sequence genome encodes:
- the isl2b gene encoding insulin gene enhancer protein isl-2b has product MVDIIFSSSFLGDMGDHSKKKPGIAMCVGCGSQIHDQYILRVSPDMEWHAACLKCAECSQYLDESCTCFVRDGKTYCKRDYVRLFGIKCAKCNLGFSSSDLVMRARDNVYHIECFRCSVCSRQLLPGDEFSLREEELLCRADHSLLLERSSAGSPLSPGHIHSNRSLHLADPVSVRQAPHRNHVHKQSEKTTRVRTVLNEKQLHTLRTCYNANPRPDALMKEQLVEMTGLSPRVIRVWFQNKRCKDKKKSILMKQLQQQHHSDKSVSIFNLQGLTGTPLVAGSPIRHESSMQGNSVEVQTYQPPWKALSEFALQSDLDQPAFQQLVSFSESGSLGNSSGSDVTSLSSQLPDTPNSMVPSPVET; this is encoded by the exons ATGGTGGATATTATTTTCAGCTCTTCTTTCTTGGGTGATATGGGGGATCATTCCAAAA AGAAGCCAGGAATCGCGATGTGTGTAGGATGTGGAAGTCAGATCCATGACCAGTACATACTGAGAGTCTCTCCCGACATGGAGTGGCATGCAGCCTGCCTGAAGTGCGCAGAGTGCAGCCAGTACCTGGACGAGTCCTGCACTTGTTTCGTCCGGGACGGCAAAACATATTGCAAAAGAGATTATGTAAG GCTGTTTGGAATAAAATGCGCAAAATGCAACCTGGGATTCAGCAGCAGCGATTTGGTGATGAGAGCCCGGGATAACGTCTACCACATCGAGTGTTTTCGCtgctctgtgtgcagcaggCAGCTGCTGCCGGGAGACGAGTTCTCCCTGCGGGAAGAGGAGCTGCTGTGCCGGGCTGACCACAGCCTGCTGCTGGAGAGGAGCTCTGCAGGAAGCCCACTCAGCCCCGGCCACATCCACTCCAACAGATCGCTGCACCTAGCAG ACCCGGTCTCGGTGCGGCAGGCCCCGCATCGGAACCACGTCCACAAACAGTCGGAGAAAACGACGCGGGTCAGGACGGTGCTGAACGAGAAGCAGCTCCACACACTGCGGACCTGCTACAACGCTAACCCGAGACCAGACGCCCTGATGAAGGAACAGCTGGTGGAAATGACCGGTCTGAGCCCCAGGGTGATCCGGGTCTGGTTCCAGAACAAGCGCTGTAAAGACAAGAAGAAGTCTATCCTGATgaagcagctccagcagcagcatcacagcGATAAGTCCGTAAGCATCTTC aaCCTTCAGGGCCTAACAGGGACGCCTCTTGTGGCTGGGAGTCCTATCCGACATGAGAGCTCCATGCAGGGAAACTCAGTGGAGGTTCAGACATACCAGCCTCCTTGGAAAGCCCTGAGTGAGTTCGCCCTGCAGAGCGACCTGGACCAGCCAGCCTTCCAacaactg GTGTCTTTTTCTGAATCGGGATCTCTCGGAAACTCATCGGGCAGCGATGTGACTTCTTTGTCCTCTCAGTTACCGGACACCCCCAACAGTATGGTACCCAGCCCGGTGGAGACGTGA